GCCAGCCGAAGATCGGAGATGACCGCAGAGCCGAAGAGCACTGTGATAGCGAGGATATGAATGCTCTGGACGGTGGGTATGATCCAGAGAATGTCCCGGATGGCTGTGCTCAAAGGTGACGCATAGATCCAGGCAATGATGAGTGATGATGACATTTGCTGTTCTTCCCAATGGGTTAGAAGTCTTGAGGCGTTGCGATCGAACGCAGGCCCGCCGCATCTTCTGGCAGTAGGTAGCCTTCCTTTATCGAAAGGGCTTTGGCGTCTTCGAATTTCTGTTCGTAGTTGCTGAAGCTTCCATAACGCTGGTCAAGCACGTCCTTGGAGTAAGGCACCTTGGTGTCGTAGATCAGTCCGCAGCCGGTCTCCTGATCCGTGAGGTAGGTCGCACTGGGCACCTGGATCCACGGTGGGCGTACGCCCCCTTGCAGGTTGCCGGTAACAGGGTCGCGCGCGGCGGTCTTGCCATCGCGGGCGACCCGCGGAGCATTCGGCATGGGTTTGCCTTGGCGCACCCATTGGTCCATGCGATCCAGGAGCGCCGAGACGACCAGCTCCGCCGGTTCGTCGTACAGCGTCCGGCACCGTGGGTCGTCGCCCTTGCCGATGTCGGCAGCGAGCTTTTCGGTATGCTCCGTACCGAGGTCGGCCAGCCGCAGGTGCGGCATGCCGGTCACTTCGTAATAGCGAATCTGCGGGCTGTCGGTGTCCGGCGGCAGGTTGATGCCTTCGATCACGTCGTGCATCAGTTCGGACTGGCTGTAGACGGTCACGAACGGCACGCCATCGGGCGTATGGCGCGGCACCCGGATGACGTCGCCGCCCACTTCTCCGTAGGCCATGCGGCCGGTCATGTAGGCATCGATCAGCGGCCTTGCGTCGGGCATACGCCATTGCTGGTGCCGGCCCTGGTCGAGGTAGTCCATCCAGACTTGCGCGGTCACGGCCCAGCTATTGACGTAGATGCGTTGAACATC
The Pseudomonas sp. GR 6-02 genome window above contains:
- a CDS encoding alpha/beta hydrolase domain-containing protein, which produces MERLTTISILRPTLQSALLLLILTSNTFAEVPRMPTAIAVPPSGKPPLSSAKRPGTEYSDLDKYGYIEEEFYLQGVAPAITASGKTLLEAPYTTRILVRKPADPARFNGTVVIEPFSWFGERAAGWILTRDYLLRRGYAYVGYTLNVNKPPVDPKFISDTPAAEAEQIAQYGRIVNFEFMRRFDFARYAPLGTYYDPEHFTRGEAPDPFAPQSQGIGAQLALLLKTNAAQSPLAGLDVQRIYVNSWAVTAQVWMDYLDQGRHQQWRMPDARPLIDAYMTGRMAYGEVGGDVIRVPRHTPDGVPFVTVYSQSELMHDVIEGINLPPDTDSPQIRYYEVTGMPHLRLADLGTEHTEKLAADIGKGDDPRCRTLYDEPAELVVSALLDRMDQWVRQGKPMPNAPRVARDGKTAARDPVTGNLQGGVRPPWIQVPSATYLTDQETGCGLIYDTKVPYSKDVLDQRYGSFSNYEQKFEDAKALSIKEGYLLPEDAAGLRSIATPQDF